In Treponema primitia ZAS-2, a genomic segment contains:
- a CDS encoding lactate utilization protein, translated as MDNSPVDIQNSKRGPKLVKALQNRRFEAWYVATPDEAVEKVFSLIEAGSTIAWGGSMTVTSLGLTRLAKEKGYPVIDRDAVPPEQRNDTMRQALLSDTFLCSANAISEDGQLVNIDGLGNRVGALIFGPKQVIVVAGMNKVTKTLEDAYTRARTVAAPRNTQRFSAKKTPCNETGSCANCTSPDSICTHIVATRLCNPPGRIKVILIGQDLGL; from the coding sequence ATGGACAATTCACCTGTGGATATCCAAAATTCAAAACGGGGCCCCAAGCTGGTTAAGGCTCTGCAAAACCGGCGCTTTGAAGCATGGTATGTGGCGACCCCTGATGAAGCGGTAGAGAAGGTGTTCTCCCTTATAGAAGCGGGCAGTACCATTGCCTGGGGCGGCTCCATGACCGTGACAAGCCTGGGCCTGACCAGGCTTGCGAAAGAAAAGGGCTACCCTGTCATAGACCGGGACGCCGTGCCTCCGGAGCAGCGGAATGATACCATGCGCCAGGCCCTGCTTTCGGACACCTTCCTTTGCAGTGCCAATGCCATCAGCGAAGACGGCCAACTGGTGAACATCGATGGCCTGGGCAACCGGGTAGGGGCCCTGATCTTCGGCCCCAAACAGGTGATAGTAGTGGCGGGTATGAACAAAGTAACTAAAACCCTGGAAGACGCCTACACCCGCGCCAGAACTGTTGCCGCCCCCCGGAACACCCAGCGTTTTTCCGCAAAAAAAACTCCCTGTAACGAAACAGGGAGCTGTGCCAACTGCACTAGTCCGGATTCAATCTGTACCCACATTGTAGCCACCAGGCTCTGCAATCCCCCGGGCCGGATCAAGGTAATCCTCATTGGCCAAGACCTGGGGTTATAA
- a CDS encoding Hsp20/alpha crystallin family protein, which yields MKAVTMYRPVTIEKALNDFDRYMESFFGESPLTPAYTRELAVDIRENADAYLLEAELPGYDEKNIEVQVDGGVLTIASKTEEKKERDVSPAKEDEHFIIRERRSASFSRSFKLPENADLEAISANFKNGVLSLDIKKRAETKKRLIQIGGK from the coding sequence ATGAAAGCTGTTACCATGTATCGCCCTGTTACCATTGAAAAGGCCCTGAACGACTTTGATCGCTATATGGAATCCTTCTTTGGGGAATCCCCCCTGACCCCGGCCTATACCAGGGAACTGGCGGTGGATATCCGGGAAAATGCCGATGCCTACCTGCTGGAAGCGGAACTTCCAGGCTATGATGAGAAAAATATCGAAGTCCAGGTGGACGGCGGCGTGCTGACCATTGCAAGCAAAACAGAAGAGAAAAAAGAGCGGGATGTTTCCCCCGCCAAAGAAGACGAACATTTTATAATCCGGGAACGCCGGAGCGCTTCCTTCAGCCGCTCCTTCAAGCTGCCGGAAAACGCCGACCTGGAAGCCATCAGCGCCAATTTCAAAAACGGGGTCCTCAGCCTGGACATTAAGAAACGGGCAGAGACCAAAAAGCGGCTCATCCAAATCGGAGGGAAGTAA
- a CDS encoding leucine-rich repeat protein — MLRRGKNNTLVLFFGLIGSLGLFIRCEEPINSFQRGGFTLSYSGNGNTDGSVPPSLSYLARGQRVYVESPKEGFGKSGYVFDGWAYSSTGDAVFTKDALEKSPAPMVTVSGDMTLYAAWKPNDDPGKLAGIWKVVQKNGVSVSSAMFFIFNGEKYSVDSKGTMPVADKNAAPSEYYVTTGKDIYAGKELVPNQRIMVFEIGKDAATNRDSMLFTEYGSLVKYRCLRVLPGETGGSVSNPPEGGFTISPLTIDGEPGFMISGFGAGTVSTITIPDEIIGLPVFAIGSGAFRQKKNIATLRFNTSRLISIGDEAFAECGLTKELILPASLKTIGERAFAGNAIPKIEFAGGAGGNNIQDRVIMKGDTGLPSPGVRGITLVLNKQEYTFFPGIGKEAFAGNNIAGTTLNFGTHAAGLPSTVIGEGAFSISAVSGTALGLTKLSIPDWVADHEIVDSSDSAQVYSFPGIGANAFAGNSLTALDIKTAPVSPAGLRGVKTLGDGAFRNNRLSSVTIPPSVVKIGDSSAAFSGVGAAIPPSIGVFQNNLLESITIPDTVEEIGNMAFAKNNINSVSWGSNSRLTKIGGGAFYSNKLTELTVPVKVKKIGSGAFYLNDLIALNFNSSLEDIGDDAFRRNQIVTLTIPATIKNIGSGAFASNTSLKTVTFELDSNGKSGITEIKYSTFEADYTLGSDSNKLIIPEGVTSLGDYAFYGCAALTEVDLPGTLKDSGIGRWLFSGAPLRVITLRSVNTMLPSEESGNVFGKYTKEFRLEYIWQSLEAGVYTYTADKWKRVDIL, encoded by the coding sequence ATGCTTAGGAGAGGAAAAAATAATACCCTAGTATTATTTTTCGGTTTAATCGGTTCACTCGGCCTCTTTATCCGGTGTGAAGAACCAATTAATAGCTTTCAGCGGGGAGGGTTTACCCTGAGCTATAGTGGGAACGGCAATACTGACGGTTCGGTTCCCCCATCTCTGAGTTACCTGGCCAGAGGGCAGCGGGTGTATGTGGAGTCCCCCAAGGAGGGGTTCGGGAAGTCAGGATATGTGTTTGATGGATGGGCCTATTCATCAACAGGGGATGCGGTATTTACAAAGGATGCCCTGGAAAAGTCCCCGGCTCCTATGGTGACCGTAAGCGGCGATATGACTCTGTACGCCGCCTGGAAGCCGAATGACGATCCGGGAAAATTGGCGGGGATATGGAAGGTGGTGCAAAAAAACGGCGTTTCCGTCAGCTCAGCCATGTTTTTCATATTTAATGGGGAAAAGTACTCGGTTGACAGTAAAGGTACTATGCCCGTGGCCGATAAAAACGCTGCCCCCTCGGAATATTATGTTACCACAGGGAAGGATATCTATGCCGGAAAGGAGCTTGTTCCTAATCAGAGGATCATGGTTTTTGAGATTGGCAAGGATGCGGCTACCAACAGGGACTCCATGTTATTTACAGAGTACGGTTCCTTGGTAAAGTACCGGTGTCTGCGGGTATTGCCCGGCGAAACCGGCGGGTCCGTAAGCAATCCGCCTGAGGGCGGGTTCACCATCAGCCCCTTGACCATTGATGGTGAACCGGGCTTCATGATAAGCGGATTTGGAGCAGGTACTGTTTCTACTATTACAATTCCTGATGAAATTATCGGACTTCCGGTATTTGCCATAGGATCAGGGGCGTTCCGTCAGAAAAAAAACATAGCAACCCTGCGCTTCAATACCAGCAGGCTTATAAGCATCGGGGACGAAGCCTTTGCCGAATGCGGCCTTACCAAGGAACTGATCCTGCCGGCCAGCCTGAAAACCATAGGGGAGCGTGCCTTTGCGGGCAATGCTATTCCGAAGATTGAATTTGCCGGGGGCGCCGGGGGCAACAATATCCAGGACAGGGTTATCATGAAGGGGGATACCGGCCTTCCTTCACCGGGGGTCCGGGGTATTACCCTGGTCCTTAACAAACAGGAGTATACCTTTTTTCCCGGTATAGGGAAGGAAGCCTTTGCGGGAAACAATATTGCGGGAACCACCCTGAACTTTGGCACCCACGCTGCGGGCCTTCCTTCCACCGTCATTGGAGAAGGGGCATTCTCGATCAGTGCCGTCAGCGGTACTGCTCTCGGGTTGACAAAGCTCAGTATCCCTGACTGGGTGGCGGATCACGAGATAGTAGACAGCAGCGATTCTGCCCAGGTATATAGTTTTCCGGGTATAGGGGCCAACGCCTTTGCGGGCAATTCATTGACGGCCCTGGATATAAAAACTGCCCCGGTCTCTCCTGCCGGGCTAAGGGGGGTAAAAACCCTGGGCGACGGGGCTTTCAGGAACAATAGGCTGTCATCGGTGACCATTCCGCCCAGTGTTGTGAAAATCGGGGATTCCTCGGCTGCCTTTTCCGGGGTTGGCGCCGCTATTCCCCCCTCGATAGGGGTATTTCAGAACAATCTATTGGAGAGTATCACTATCCCTGACACGGTGGAAGAGATCGGCAACATGGCCTTTGCTAAAAACAATATCAACTCGGTAAGCTGGGGCAGCAATAGCAGACTTACGAAAATCGGAGGCGGTGCTTTTTACTCAAACAAATTAACCGAGCTGACAGTTCCCGTGAAGGTAAAGAAAATCGGCAGCGGGGCGTTTTATTTGAATGATTTAATCGCTCTTAACTTCAATTCGAGCCTTGAAGATATAGGCGACGATGCCTTCCGACGCAACCAAATTGTCACCCTTACTATTCCTGCCACAATTAAAAACATAGGAAGCGGAGCCTTTGCCTCTAACACTAGTTTGAAAACCGTTACTTTTGAACTGGATAGTAACGGTAAGAGCGGTATTACCGAAATAAAATATTCCACCTTTGAGGCGGATTACACCCTGGGCAGCGACTCCAATAAGCTTATCATCCCCGAAGGGGTAACAAGCCTGGGAGACTATGCCTTCTACGGCTGCGCCGCTCTGACCGAAGTTGATCTTCCCGGGACGCTGAAAGATAGCGGTATAGGCCGTTGGCTTTTCTCCGGAGCTCCCCTGAGGGTGATCACTTTACGAAGTGTTAATACTATGTTACCTTCAGAAGAATCCGGAAATGTGTTTGGAAAATATACTAAAGAGTTTCGCCTGGAATATATTTGGCAATCCCTGGAAGCCGGTGTATACACCTACACAGCAGACAAATGGAAGCGTGTAGATATTTTGTAA